In Electrophorus electricus isolate fEleEle1 chromosome 1, fEleEle1.pri, whole genome shotgun sequence, a single window of DNA contains:
- the LOC113574028 gene encoding limbin, with amino-acid sequence MYMASVKVNRNEVLPLPAFHGFSKTSENDISLFEPVVANFTLRLNTTEKVYAHHVVHFAGFFGGFLASTLLLSLMLFTASYLYNKWHKHSSHHRRRRGLGKGMELEEGDSNIIVSANEDAAFEDKIIDIMALDDPQNVFQALDNLEMTTLLREALAVEGIRVQIVKGVFGVLLGGVNVAGRRVVTVLLGQVVGMEGKLQEEQVTQMAILAAQCTMETQQEMETLRLTHTAEKAHAVRLQHAEQQVPECTVLLERLQKMEQQRLQQGLLTRHEHACAQAQRHTALRRRVELHAIFSEELQEAASAGELEEDTANQLLHCYYTCQDQLEEVLDLFVANQRAVLRERHALRKFLLQGLHGLQALLWDLFRTSSQHIDSWFTEICREGGLSDEQCSEQLEPAHLELLQVKQSLEDTLNRERSAMHCEIIKKRRASILEMLSEQKREQQELVCVGGGQVDQYLLRWQILLSAHSTQLSELITHLDQEAATDIRKLLLRVLQGAEAELKTVAHAVVQALHALGVPHWLLHRELGAEVLAEAQEWLGVQEKASAESLRASRSAIQQHRKQELQQQRVLRERLRHFYRSVCAFQPAMSERDLLRVRLQFVKHVCRLDRCLVLPHALSRARLYTSLTSPITQHSQRCSDPKTKSSPDADPGNTSVTLKETKNELNSGECIMDASMGARVAELQSFIRSVEERIYLHQQERGRNTSVEEVYDCEAQEQKVYECEQGVAEAVVALQWERGERRSRVLETHSALLELQSLLLQHLRHTPAEQELTNTIHAQSLALEEAELHLQKEEAEWKELAYECSSDKILAAADGIDIELFRVNKEGKMATSLQEALCKRQQLTRTLTERLMEEIRRQQVMEDLRDQLELKPLYTHCDQDLALAAVLVKLSGVSVMALQELLRLLLPTLPEGDLQSLIDALNPTAGQTVEPCRELVDRLRKDIMRRHLSSWTQHTDRQIGRILKKKQTLLFSSSAEGSKGSQKVLDSTNKQKPVPICDAAREEVTSDPLCVTGEARAEIYKESAPAEDMGVAIESPVSGERLFIFRYNPPGNQEHTHSLPPFLTSDYSNKKKRSFLKFKKGTVVPQEQTQEKEEEKEERH; translated from the exons ATGTATATGGCAAGTGTAAAAGTTAACAGAAATGAGGTTCTGCCTCTACCGGCCTTCCACGGTTTCTCCAAAACGTCTGAG AATGACATAAGTTTATTTGAACCTGTAGTGGCAAACTTCACTCTGAGACTGAACACTACTGAAAAG gTTTATGCACACCATGTGGTACACTTTGCTGGGTTCTTTGGAGGGTTTCTGGCTTCCACCTTGCTGCTCTCCCTCATGCTGTTTACCGCTAGCTACCTCTACAACAAATGGCACAAACACTCCTCTCATCACAgg aGGAGGAGGGGCCTTGGTAAAGGGATGGAGCTAGAGGAGGGTGATTCCAACATCATTGTGTCAGCAAATGAAGACGCTGCATTTGAAGATAAAATCATTGACATCATGGCATTGGACGACCCACAGAATGTGTTTCAAGCACTGGACAA TTTGGAAATGACCACACTGTTGCGAGAGGCTTTAGCAGTTGAAGGCATTAGGGTGCAGATAGTgaagggtgtgtttggggtgttgCTGGGTGGAGTGAATGTGGCGGGGCGGCGTGTGGTTACAGTGCTCCTCGGGCAGGTGGTTGGCATGGAGGGCAAACTACAGGAGGAGCAAGTGACTCAAATGGCTATACTTGCTGCTCAGTGCACCATGGAAACGCAACAGGAGATGGAGACCctgcgtctcacacacaccgcaGAAAAAGCACATGCAGTGAGATTACAGCATGCAGAGCAACAG GTGCCGGAGTGCACAGTGCTGTTAGAGAGGCTACAGAAGATGGAACAGCAGAGACTCCAGCAAGGGCTGCTGACGAGGcatgagcatgcatgtgcacaggctcagagacacacagcccTCCGTAGGAGAGTTGAGCTGCATGCCATTTTCAGTGAGGAGCTCCAGGAAGCTGCCAGTGCTGGTGAGCTGGAAGAGGACACAGCCAACCAGCTGCTGCACTGCTACTACACCTGCCAG GACCAGCTAGAGGAAGTACTTGATTTGTTTGTGGCCAATCAGAGGGCGGTGTTGAGGGAACGTCATGCGCTTCGGAAGTTCCTGTTGCAGGGTTTGCATGGCCTGCAAGCACTGTTGTGGGACTTGTTTAGGACTTCCTCCCAGCACATTGACAGCTGGTTCACTGAGATCTGCAG ggagggtGGTCTTTCTGATGAACAGTGTTCAGAGCAGTTGGAGCCTGCTCATCTGGAGCTGCTTCAGGTGAAACAATCTTTAGAAGACACATTAAACAGGGAACGCAGTGCCATGCACTGTGAAATCATCAAAAAGAGACGGGCATCCATATTAGAGATG ctgtctGAGCAGAAGCGTGAACAGCaggagctggtgtgtgttggaggggggCAGGTGGACCAGTATCTTCTGCGGTGGCAGATACTCCTCTCTGCCCACAGCACACAGCTCTCAGAACTCATCACACACCTGGACCAAGAGGCGGCAACAGATATTCGCAAG TTGCTGCTGCGtgtcctgcagggggcagaagCAGAGCTGAAGACAGTGGCACATGCTGTGGTGCAGGCCCTGCATGCATTGGGTGTGCCGCACTGGCTCCTCCACAGGGAGCTGGGAGCTGAAGTTCTGGCAGAAGCCCAGGAGTGGCTGGGTGTGCAGGAGAAGGCCTCAGCGGAATCACTGCGAGCCTCTCGGAGCGCCATCCAGCAGCACAGGAAGCAGGaactgcagcagcagagagtGCTAAGGGAGAGACTAAGGCACTTCTACAG aagtgtgtgtgcatttcagcCTGCAATGTCGGAAAGAGACCTCCTGCGTGTGAGGCTTCAGTTTGTGAAACATGTGTGTCGTCTGGATCGTTGTCTGGTTCTGCCACATGCTCTTTCACGGGCCAGACTATACACCTCACTTACCAGTCCCATCACTCAGCACAGTCAGCGTTGCTCTGACCCTAAAACCAAAAGCAGTCCTGACGCAGACCCTGGAAACACCTCTGTGACCCTTAAAGAGACAAAG AATGAGCTGAACTCTGGAGAGTGCATCATGGATGCCAGTATGGGTGCCAGAGTAGCAGAACTGCAGAGCTTCATCAGAAGTGTGGAGGAGAGGATATACTTACatcagcaggagagagggaggaacacatctgtggaggag GTGTATGACTGTGAGGCTCAGGAGCAGaaggtgtatgagtgtgagcaGGGTGTGGCAGAGGCTGTGGTTGCTCTGcagtgggagagaggagagaggagaagcagaGTTCTCGAAACACACTCAGCCCTGTTGGAGCTCCAGTCCCTGCTGCTACAGCACCTccgacacacacctgcagaacaGGAGCTCACAAACACCATACACGCACAGAGCCTG GCTTTGGAGGAGGCAGAGCTTCATCTACAGAAGGAGGAAGCTGAATGGAAGGAGTTAGCATATGAGTGTAGTTCTGATAAAATCTTGGCTGCTGCTGATGGGATTGATATAGAGTTGTTTAGGGTGAATAAAGAAGGCAAGATGGCTACGAGTCTGCAGGAGGCTCTGTGCAAGAGGCAACAGCTCACACGCACGCTAACTGAAAG gctGATGGAGGAGATCAGGAGGCAGCAAGTGATGGAGGACCTAAGAGATCAGCTGGAGCTGAAGCCACTTTATACACACTGTGACCAG GATCTGGCTCTGGCTGCAGTGTTGGTGAAGCTCAGTGGGGTGTCAGTTAtggctctccaggagctgctgCGCCTCCTGCTACCTACACTACCGGAAGGAGACCTTCAGTCACTCATAGATGCACTCAATCCTACAGCAGg GCAAACAGTGGAACCCTGCAGAGAGCTGGTGGACAGACTGCGGAAAGACATCATGAGGAGACACTTGTCATCCTGGACTCAgcacacagatagacagataggcCG AATCCTGAAGAAGAAACAGACCCTTCTGTTCTCCAGTTCTGCTGAAGGTTCTAAAGGCAGTCAGAAGGTTCTAGAttctacaaacaaacaaaagcctgtCCCTATCTGTGATGCAGCAAGGGAGGAAGTTACCTCTGATCCCCTCTGTGTGACGGGAGAGGCTAGAGCAGAGATATATAAAGAGTCTGCACCAGCTGAAGACATGGGTGTTGCCATTGAAAGTCCAGTGTCTGGAGAGAGACTGTTTATTTTTCGCTACAATCCACCAGGAAACCAGGAACATACACACTCTTTACCCCCTTTCCTGACCTCAGACTACagtaacaagaaaaaaagaagcttcCTCAAGTTTAAAAAGGGGACTGTGGTtccacaggagcagacacaagagaaggaggaggagaaggaagagaggcattga